From one Pirellulales bacterium genomic stretch:
- a CDS encoding SDR family oxidoreductase has product MALSFVENLFNLTGQVAVVIGGTGVLGGALAEGIAQAGALTVVAGRGEERGNARVASIVKLGGQAKFLPVDVTQRKSIEELLADTLKVCGRVDLLVNCAGVNAATPYLEATDEDWNKVLLTNLTSTHWGCQIFGGHMAKNGGGAILNIGSASSGVPLSRVFAYSASKAAVVNLTKNVARELAPHKVRVNVLCPGFFPAEQNRKILDKTRVENIMRHTPMDRFGEPSELIGAALLLLSPRAGSFITGAELYVDGGFTSMTI; this is encoded by the coding sequence ATGGCTCTATCATTCGTTGAAAACTTGTTCAATCTGACCGGTCAGGTCGCCGTCGTCATCGGCGGCACGGGCGTGCTCGGCGGTGCGCTGGCCGAGGGAATTGCTCAAGCCGGCGCGCTCACCGTGGTGGCCGGCCGGGGCGAAGAACGCGGCAACGCCCGAGTGGCCTCTATCGTAAAACTCGGCGGGCAAGCAAAATTCTTGCCGGTCGACGTGACGCAGCGAAAGTCGATCGAAGAATTGCTCGCCGATACGTTGAAAGTGTGCGGCCGTGTCGATCTGCTCGTGAACTGTGCCGGCGTCAACGCCGCTACACCGTACTTGGAAGCAACTGATGAGGACTGGAACAAAGTTTTACTCACCAATCTCACTAGCACACATTGGGGCTGCCAAATATTCGGCGGGCATATGGCGAAAAATGGCGGCGGAGCAATTTTGAACATCGGCAGTGCGTCGTCAGGCGTGCCATTATCGCGCGTTTTCGCTTATTCGGCCTCGAAAGCTGCCGTAGTGAACCTCACCAAAAACGTGGCCCGCGAGTTGGCGCCGCACAAAGTGCGCGTGAACGTGCTTTGTCCCGGTTTTTTTCCGGCAGAGCAGAATCGAAAAATTCTGGATAAAACTCGCGTCGAAAATATCATGCGGCACACGCCGATGGACCGCTTCGGCGAACCCAGCGAGTTGATTGGTGCCGCGCTATTATTGCTTTCACCACGGGCTGGCAGCTTTATTACCGGAGCGGAGTTGTATGTCGACGGCGGGTTCACATCCATGACGATTTGA
- the gndA gene encoding NADP-dependent phosphogluconate dehydrogenase, with product MNCDFGLVGLAVMGENLALNVESRGYRVAVFNRTTSVVDDFIQGRAAGKKFVGCHSLEELVKSLSRPRTVMLMVKAGPAVDGLIEQLLPLLERGDIIIDGGNTLFSDTERRTQYVESKGLLYIGSGVSGGEEGALKGPSLMPGGSPAAWPMIKPIFQAIAAKVGPNNDIPCCDWVGPRGAGHYVKMVHNGIEYGDMQLICEAYNMLHSGLNLTNAQLYDVFAEWNKGELDSYLIEITRDIFSVKDSETGKDMVDVILDAAGAKGTGKWMSQLALDLGVPSTLVTEAVYARCLSALKEERVRASKVLPGPTGRYEDDPKQFIESVRQALYASKICSYAQGFVQMQAAAKEHKWPLDFGSIALLWRGGCIIRAAFLERIKEAFDADKNLENLLLAPYFRDVLQKAQTAWRHAVTTAVSLGIWTPAFMTALAYYDGIRQERLPANLLQAQRDYFGAHTYQRLDKPGAFHTEWIHLRRQPK from the coding sequence ATGAACTGCGATTTCGGACTCGTCGGCCTGGCCGTGATGGGCGAAAACCTGGCGCTGAACGTCGAAAGCCGGGGCTATCGCGTGGCGGTGTTCAACCGCACAACCAGCGTGGTCGACGATTTCATTCAAGGCCGCGCCGCCGGCAAAAAATTCGTCGGCTGCCATTCGCTGGAAGAGCTGGTCAAAAGTCTCAGCCGGCCACGCACAGTCATGCTGATGGTCAAAGCCGGCCCCGCGGTCGATGGGCTTATCGAGCAATTGCTGCCGTTGTTGGAAAGGGGGGACATCATCATCGACGGCGGCAACACGCTGTTTTCCGATACCGAACGCCGCACGCAATATGTCGAAAGCAAGGGACTGCTTTACATTGGCAGCGGAGTGTCGGGCGGCGAAGAAGGAGCACTGAAAGGCCCCAGCCTGATGCCCGGCGGCAGCCCGGCGGCGTGGCCGATGATCAAGCCCATTTTTCAAGCCATCGCCGCCAAAGTTGGTCCGAACAACGACATTCCCTGCTGCGATTGGGTCGGTCCCCGAGGTGCCGGCCATTACGTAAAAATGGTTCACAACGGCATCGAGTACGGCGACATGCAGCTCATTTGCGAAGCCTACAACATGCTCCACTCGGGCCTGAATCTCACTAATGCCCAACTGTACGATGTCTTCGCCGAGTGGAACAAAGGGGAGCTGGACAGTTACCTCATTGAAATTACCCGCGATATTTTCAGCGTGAAAGATTCTGAGACCGGCAAGGACATGGTCGATGTCATTCTCGACGCGGCGGGCGCCAAAGGCACTGGAAAATGGATGAGCCAACTTGCCCTCGATCTGGGCGTGCCCAGCACGTTGGTCACCGAGGCCGTGTATGCCCGTTGCTTATCGGCGCTGAAAGAAGAGCGTGTTCGCGCCAGCAAAGTGTTGCCCGGTCCGACCGGCCGTTACGAGGACGACCCGAAGCAATTTATCGAATCTGTTCGCCAGGCGCTGTACGCTTCCAAAATCTGCAGCTACGCCCAGGGCTTTGTGCAGATGCAAGCGGCGGCCAAAGAACACAAATGGCCCTTGGATTTCGGCAGCATTGCCCTGTTGTGGCGCGGCGGCTGCATCATTCGGGCCGCATTTCTGGAACGCATTAAAGAAGCGTTCGACGCCGACAAAAATTTGGAGAACCTGCTGCTGGCTCCGTATTTTCGCGACGTTTTGCAAAAAGCGCAAACCGCCTGGCGACACGCCGTCACAACCGCCGTCAGTCTTGGCATTTGGACGCCCGCCTTCATGACCGCGCTGGCATATTATGATGGTATTCGCCAGGAACGATTGCCCGCCAACTTGCTGCAGGCGCAGCGCGATTATTTTGGCGCGCACACCTACCAACGCCTCGACAAACCCGGCGCGTTCCATACTGAATGGATCCATCTCCGCCGCCAACCGAAATAA
- the zwf gene encoding glucose-6-phosphate dehydrogenase: MPNTIVIFGASGDLTSRKLIPALFSLARKERLPPGTRVVGVSRSKFSHDEWRKDLAASTQKFTEKEWNDAFWQQFAPSLFYQAGDISQPSDFAALAKTLAEIEQGRPSTRLYYLSTAPQLYEQAVANLGSAGLADESQGPRRVIIEKPFGTDLASAQHLNAAVHKVFAEKQVYRIDHYLGKETVQNMLVLRFANSIFEPVWNRRYIDHVQITAAEDVTVGHRGGYYDKSGVLRDMFQNHLLQLLAMTAMECPARYQADAVRDEKLKVLSAIRVMSSDDVVRNTLRGQYRGYTTEKDVPADSQTATFAVAKLCVENWRWQGVPFYLRSGKAMSCRTSQIVIQFNAPPLMLFPCGPRGIQGGNRLVIQVQPAEGIQLLFQTKIPDAGMKLRQADLDFSFQREFHGVMPEAYERLLLDAMQGDPGLFARADEVETAWGVINPILKTWQERREPKLYIYEPGLWGPEESSQWMQSQGREWFDFCPVLH; encoded by the coding sequence ATGCCGAATACCATTGTTATCTTCGGCGCCTCGGGCGATTTGACCAGCCGGAAGCTGATTCCCGCGCTATTTTCATTGGCGCGGAAGGAACGGTTGCCGCCGGGGACGCGGGTGGTGGGTGTTTCGCGGTCGAAATTTTCGCACGACGAGTGGCGGAAAGATTTAGCCGCTTCGACGCAAAAATTCACCGAAAAGGAATGGAACGACGCCTTCTGGCAGCAGTTCGCGCCGTCGTTGTTTTATCAAGCCGGCGATATTAGCCAGCCGTCCGATTTTGCCGCGCTGGCTAAAACGCTCGCCGAAATTGAACAAGGTCGGCCAAGCACACGGTTGTATTATCTGTCCACCGCGCCGCAATTGTACGAACAGGCCGTGGCGAATTTGGGCTCGGCCGGTCTGGCCGACGAAAGCCAAGGCCCGCGCCGCGTGATTATCGAAAAGCCTTTCGGCACCGATTTGGCCAGCGCGCAGCACTTGAACGCCGCCGTACACAAAGTGTTCGCCGAAAAGCAGGTATATCGCATCGATCATTACCTGGGCAAGGAAACCGTGCAAAACATGTTGGTGCTGCGGTTCGCCAACAGCATTTTTGAGCCGGTCTGGAACCGCCGCTATATCGATCACGTGCAAATCACCGCCGCCGAGGATGTCACCGTCGGACACCGTGGTGGGTATTACGACAAAAGCGGCGTGCTGCGCGACATGTTTCAAAACCATTTGCTGCAATTGCTTGCCATGACGGCGATGGAATGCCCGGCCCGGTATCAGGCGGATGCTGTGCGCGATGAAAAATTGAAGGTGCTGTCCGCCATTCGCGTCATGTCGTCGGATGACGTCGTCCGCAACACGCTCCGCGGCCAATATCGGGGTTACACGACGGAGAAAGATGTGCCGGCGGACAGCCAAACCGCTACTTTTGCGGTCGCCAAACTGTGCGTGGAAAATTGGCGCTGGCAGGGCGTGCCGTTTTATTTGCGCAGCGGCAAGGCCATGTCGTGCCGCACTTCGCAAATTGTCATCCAGTTCAACGCTCCGCCACTGATGTTGTTTCCTTGCGGCCCGCGCGGCATTCAAGGGGGCAATCGGCTGGTGATTCAAGTCCAGCCGGCTGAAGGCATTCAACTTTTGTTCCAAACAAAAATTCCTGATGCCGGCATGAAGCTGCGCCAGGCCGATTTGGATTTTAGCTTTCAGCGCGAATTTCACGGCGTCATGCCCGAGGCATACGAACGCTTGCTGCTCGATGCCATGCAAGGCGACCCCGGGCTGTTTGCTCGCGCCGACGAGGTGGAAACCGCCTGGGGCGTGATCAACCCCATTCTCAAGACGTGGCAGGAGCGCCGCGAACCCAAGCTGTACATTTACGAGCCCGGGCTGTGGGGACCGGAAGAATCGAGCCAATGGATGCAATCCCAAGGCCGCGAATGGTTCGATTTCTGCCCGGTGTTACATTGA
- the queG gene encoding tRNA epoxyqueuosine(34) reductase QueG: MAKTSITVELKAQAARLGFDLCGICPAFEPPGVDRLQTWLAAGYAGQMHYLPDRAKAAAHPRHVLDGARSIVMLAMNYRTAEPAEPKSGQGRVSRYAWGADYHDVIRLRLTELADWLRVQSPGANVRGVVDTAPLLEREFAQLAGLGWIGKNTLLLNKQIGSWFFLAALLTDVELEYDTPHETDHCGTCRACLDACPTGAFVDAYVLDARRCISYLTIELREAIPTELRSGVGQWLFGCDVCQDVCPWNTRAPISTEPTFQPVEGMNAIELAALFELDDAGFRQRFRHTPLWRAKRRGLLRNAAIVLGNMPDAAALPALIRGLNDGEPLVRAACAWALGSYDCGPAAMEVDKRLAVEQDDAVRKEIQHSRQR; the protein is encoded by the coding sequence ATGGCGAAAACTTCGATCACGGTTGAACTTAAAGCCCAAGCGGCGCGGCTGGGGTTCGATTTGTGCGGGATTTGCCCGGCTTTCGAGCCGCCGGGAGTGGATCGGCTGCAAACTTGGCTGGCGGCTGGCTATGCCGGGCAAATGCATTATTTGCCAGACAGAGCTAAAGCCGCCGCACATCCGCGGCATGTGTTGGACGGTGCCCGCAGCATTGTGATGCTGGCGATGAATTACCGCACGGCCGAACCGGCAGAACCCAAGTCAGGGCAGGGGAGAGTTTCGCGGTATGCCTGGGGCGCCGATTACCACGATGTGATCCGCTTGCGGCTGACGGAATTGGCCGACTGGTTGAGAGTGCAATCGCCGGGCGCGAATGTGCGGGGCGTGGTCGATACGGCGCCCTTATTGGAACGGGAGTTTGCACAGTTGGCCGGCCTGGGCTGGATCGGCAAAAACACGCTGCTGCTCAATAAACAAATTGGAAGCTGGTTCTTCCTGGCCGCGCTTTTGACGGATGTTGAACTAGAATATGACACGCCGCATGAAACCGATCATTGCGGCACGTGTCGTGCTTGCCTGGATGCCTGTCCCACCGGCGCGTTTGTCGATGCCTATGTGCTTGATGCCCGGCGGTGCATTAGTTATTTGACGATTGAGCTGCGAGAAGCCATTCCTACTGAATTGCGCAGCGGCGTGGGACAGTGGCTGTTCGGCTGCGACGTGTGCCAAGATGTTTGTCCGTGGAACACTCGAGCGCCGATTTCCACCGAGCCGACCTTTCAGCCCGTCGAGGGAATGAATGCGATCGAATTGGCCGCGCTGTTTGAATTGGACGACGCCGGCTTTCGCCAGCGGTTCCGGCACACCCCGTTGTGGCGTGCTAAACGCCGCGGTTTGCTGCGCAACGCAGCGATTGTGCTGGGCAACATGCCGGATGCGGCAGCGCTGCCGGCGCTGATTCGTGGATTGAATGATGGCGAACCGCTGGTCCGCGCCGCCTGCGCTTGGGCGCTGGGAAGTTATGATTGTGGTCCGGCGGCTATGGAAGTAGACAAACGACTGGCGGTCGAACAGGACGACGCCGTGAGAAAAGAAATCCAACATAGCCGACAGCGCTAG
- a CDS encoding preprotein translocase subunit SecA gives MPAASQELLDRVTSWPTAPTKWKLSHWAQLVPAIGALEEELMQQTDEEIRKRSLALRYRAKSQESLNQLLPEAYALVREAGRRKLNMRHFDVQLLGGIALHHRAIAEMQTGEGKTLTATLPLYLAALTGEGVHLATVNDYLAMRDANWMRPIYETLGMTVGVIQSQMPSDQRRQAYACDITYGTANEFGFDFLRDRLLLRRTREGETDIVAQMIGQGSSAESEKPVQRAASFVIVDEADSILIDEARTPLIISALPNEAQKAEAELYKWSAAAAPQLVEDEHYEFDYEKRTAELTGEGRRFVRSLPRSGWVEQVGMLSLYDAIERAVRAEKSFILDRHYVVREGEIVIVDEFTGRLSEGRKWRDGLHQAIEAKENVPVTIATGHAARVTIQDYFLRYPRLAGMTGTAATSARELRKIYKVGVVLIPTHRPPIRTKLPDRIFGTEDDKFAALVQEVLEVRATGRPVLIGTRSIDKSEKLSALLTAADVPHQVLNARQIATEAKIIAEAGQPGRVTVSTNMAGRGTDIRLGEGVAELGGLHIICTELHDAARIDRQLVGRCGRQGDPGSFRQYLALDDDILLYGLGPKKANRLSELGKQSPGPFDEMAPRFHKAQRRIERRYFSDRKSLMYHEKERKKVLVQMGQDPYLDSPA, from the coding sequence GTGCCCGCTGCCTCTCAAGAACTGCTCGATCGCGTCACTTCGTGGCCCACGGCTCCGACGAAGTGGAAACTTTCGCATTGGGCACAATTAGTGCCCGCCATCGGCGCGCTGGAAGAAGAACTGATGCAGCAAACCGACGAAGAGATCCGCAAGCGGAGCTTGGCGCTGCGCTATCGGGCCAAGAGTCAGGAGTCGTTGAATCAACTCCTGCCGGAAGCTTACGCCTTGGTCCGCGAAGCGGGTCGCCGCAAGCTGAACATGCGGCACTTCGACGTGCAACTGCTGGGGGGCATTGCGTTGCACCATCGGGCGATTGCCGAAATGCAAACCGGCGAAGGCAAAACGCTCACCGCCACGTTGCCATTATACTTGGCGGCCCTTACCGGCGAGGGCGTGCATTTGGCCACAGTGAACGATTACCTGGCCATGCGCGACGCCAACTGGATGCGCCCCATTTACGAAACGCTGGGGATGACGGTCGGCGTCATTCAATCGCAAATGCCTTCCGACCAGCGCCGCCAGGCCTACGCCTGCGACATTACCTACGGTACAGCCAACGAATTCGGTTTCGATTTTCTCCGCGATCGTTTGCTGCTGCGCCGCACGCGGGAAGGCGAAACCGATATTGTGGCCCAAATGATCGGTCAGGGTTCCAGTGCCGAAAGCGAAAAGCCGGTGCAACGCGCGGCCAGTTTTGTGATTGTCGACGAAGCCGACAGCATTCTGATCGACGAAGCTCGCACGCCGCTCATTATCAGCGCCCTGCCCAACGAAGCCCAAAAGGCCGAAGCAGAATTATACAAGTGGAGCGCCGCCGCCGCCCCGCAGTTGGTAGAAGACGAACATTACGAGTTCGATTACGAAAAACGCACTGCCGAACTCACCGGCGAGGGTCGCCGCTTTGTTCGCAGCCTGCCGCGGAGCGGCTGGGTGGAACAGGTGGGCATGCTCTCGTTGTACGATGCCATAGAGCGCGCCGTACGAGCTGAAAAATCGTTCATTCTCGATCGCCACTATGTTGTCCGCGAAGGGGAAATCGTCATTGTCGACGAGTTTACCGGCCGTCTGTCCGAAGGCCGCAAATGGCGTGACGGTTTGCATCAGGCCATCGAAGCCAAGGAAAACGTGCCGGTCACCATCGCTACCGGCCATGCCGCCCGCGTCACCATTCAAGATTATTTTCTACGTTACCCGCGCTTGGCGGGCATGACCGGAACGGCCGCCACCAGCGCCCGTGAGCTGCGGAAAATTTACAAAGTCGGCGTCGTGCTGATTCCCACCCACCGGCCACCGATCCGTACTAAGCTGCCAGACCGCATCTTCGGCACCGAAGACGATAAATTTGCGGCCCTCGTGCAAGAAGTGCTGGAAGTGCGCGCAACAGGCAGGCCCGTTCTCATCGGCACGCGCTCCATCGATAAATCGGAAAAGCTTTCGGCCCTGCTGACCGCCGCCGATGTGCCCCATCAAGTGCTCAACGCCCGGCAAATTGCCACCGAAGCAAAAATTATCGCCGAGGCCGGGCAACCGGGCCGCGTCACGGTTTCCACCAATATGGCCGGCCGCGGCACTGACATTCGCCTGGGTGAAGGCGTGGCCGAATTGGGCGGACTGCACATCATTTGCACCGAACTGCACGATGCCGCGCGCATCGATCGGCAGCTAGTGGGCCGCTGTGGTCGGCAAGGCGATCCGGGTTCGTTCCGACAGTATTTAGCGCTGGACGATGACATATTGCTGTACGGCCTCGGCCCCAAAAAGGCGAATAGACTCAGCGAACTGGGAAAGCAATCTCCAGGTCCGTTTGACGAGATGGCTCCACGGTTCCACAAAGCGCAGCGGCGCATCGAGCGCCGTTATTTCAGCGACCGCAAATCGCTGATGTACCACGAAAAGGAGCGCAAAAAAGTGCTGGTCCAAATGGGGCAGGATCCCTATCTCGATTCGCCGGCTTAA
- a CDS encoding tRNA-dihydrouridine synthase: MASVQPPIAAEAVTHCLPPTASRLPDLRIGNVHIGFPVVQAALSGYSDAAMRVIARRLGAPYTLCEVLLDQFVNTTGHSKKSNRRLHVADEEHPVGGQSMGANPDDFAPAAQRLVQAGFDIIDINFGCPVKKVLGRCRGGFLLGQVETALEIVSRVRAAVPPHIPVTVKMRRGLDDSAASRDKFFTIFDGAFHRGVAAITVHGRTVEQRYVGASSWDFLREVKQHAGQRTVLGSGDLFTPQACLEMLRYTGVDGVTVARGAIGNPWIFSQVCALAAPGAPGLPDPPRLHEQRRIIAEHYRLAAEIYGPEACGRQMRKFGIKYSRLHPESLKVRDAFIAVRRPHELQQVLEAYYAEDLPGRHPELDVDETAECEVVE; encoded by the coding sequence ATGGCCAGCGTTCAACCACCGATTGCTGCGGAAGCAGTTACCCACTGTCTACCGCCTACTGCCAGTCGCCTGCCCGATCTTCGCATCGGCAACGTGCACATCGGCTTTCCCGTCGTGCAGGCGGCGCTGTCTGGTTACAGCGACGCAGCCATGCGGGTGATTGCCCGCCGCCTTGGCGCGCCCTACACGCTGTGTGAAGTGCTGCTCGATCAATTCGTCAACACGACCGGGCACTCTAAAAAAAGCAACCGGCGCTTGCACGTGGCCGACGAAGAACATCCCGTGGGCGGTCAATCGATGGGAGCCAATCCCGACGATTTTGCTCCCGCGGCCCAGCGATTGGTGCAGGCGGGGTTCGACATCATCGACATCAATTTCGGCTGCCCGGTAAAAAAAGTGTTGGGCCGATGCCGCGGCGGATTTCTGTTGGGGCAAGTGGAAACCGCGCTGGAAATTGTTTCCCGAGTGCGAGCGGCCGTTCCGCCGCACATTCCCGTCACGGTGAAAATGCGCCGCGGCCTGGATGATAGCGCCGCCAGCCGTGACAAGTTCTTCACCATTTTCGACGGCGCATTCCATCGTGGCGTTGCTGCCATCACCGTTCACGGCCGCACGGTGGAGCAGCGCTACGTCGGTGCCAGCTCGTGGGATTTTTTGCGCGAAGTAAAGCAGCATGCCGGCCAGCGCACCGTTTTGGGCAGCGGCGATTTATTCACACCGCAAGCATGTTTGGAGATGCTGCGTTACACGGGCGTTGATGGCGTCACCGTCGCCCGCGGCGCGATCGGCAACCCGTGGATTTTTTCGCAAGTGTGCGCCTTGGCCGCTCCCGGCGCGCCGGGACTCCCCGATCCGCCCCGCTTGCACGAGCAGCGCCGCATCATCGCGGAACACTATCGCCTCGCGGCCGAAATTTATGGCCCCGAAGCCTGCGGCCGACAAATGCGCAAATTCGGCATCAAGTATTCGCGGCTGCATCCGGAGTCGCTGAAAGTTCGAGATGCCTTCATTGCCGTCCGCCGGCCGCATGAATTGCAACAAGTACTCGAAGCGTATTACGCCGAAGATTTACCCGGCCGGCATCCAGAATTGGATGTCGACGAAACCGCCGAGTGCGAAGTCGTTGAGTGA
- a CDS encoding HAD hydrolase-like protein, producing MPQHIKSQLPLAPNMIDFTPKHKFLVGIDSDGCAFDTMELKHKECFIPQIINHYGLQGVSKYAREAAEFVNLYSKSRGINRFPALIETLEWLQKRPEVQARGVTITMPQGLVEWIKVETKLANPALAKAAETSGHPDLKQAIAWSKEVNEAVEKIVRWVPPFPFVRESFEKLKSHADLLVVSATPTEALKREWEEHDLAKYVIAICGQELGTKKELLAASKKYEAHHTLMIGDAPGDYKAAEANHALFFPINPGAEEASWKRFYDEGIDRFLKGTFAGEYQQKLLAEFESYLPEHPPWEKKS from the coding sequence TTGCCGCAACACATCAAGTCGCAACTGCCTCTCGCCCCGAACATGATCGACTTCACGCCTAAGCACAAATTTCTTGTCGGCATCGACAGCGACGGCTGCGCCTTCGACACCATGGAGCTGAAGCACAAAGAATGCTTCATTCCGCAAATCATCAACCACTACGGCCTGCAAGGCGTGAGCAAATATGCCCGCGAGGCGGCGGAGTTTGTGAACTTGTATTCCAAAAGTCGCGGCATCAACCGCTTTCCCGCGCTCATCGAAACCTTGGAGTGGCTGCAAAAGCGGCCGGAAGTGCAGGCCCGAGGCGTCACAATCACCATGCCGCAGGGCTTGGTCGAGTGGATCAAGGTCGAAACCAAGCTCGCCAATCCCGCACTGGCCAAGGCGGCCGAAACGAGCGGCCATCCCGATCTGAAACAAGCCATTGCCTGGAGTAAGGAAGTGAACGAAGCGGTGGAAAAAATCGTTCGCTGGGTGCCGCCGTTTCCATTCGTCCGTGAAAGTTTTGAAAAGCTGAAGTCGCACGCCGATTTGCTCGTCGTCTCCGCCACGCCAACCGAGGCGCTGAAGCGCGAATGGGAAGAGCACGATCTGGCCAAATATGTGATCGCCATTTGCGGCCAGGAGTTGGGCACGAAAAAAGAACTGCTGGCCGCGTCCAAAAAATACGAAGCCCACCACACCCTGATGATCGGCGACGCCCCGGGCGATTATAAAGCGGCTGAGGCTAATCACGCCTTATTTTTCCCCATCAATCCCGGCGCGGAAGAAGCCAGTTGGAAGCGTTTTTACGACGAGGGCATCGACCGTTTCCTCAAAGGCACATTCGCCGGAGAATATCAGCAAAAACTGTTGGCCGAGTTCGAATCGTATTTGCCCGAACACCCGCCGTGGGAGAAGAAATCATAA
- a CDS encoding SBBP repeat-containing protein, protein MQIVRLNAALVFLCCLSAVSGIAQAATPYSMDWLEQFGTSAWDQAYGVSADGTGNVYVTGETAGSLGGTNAGFYDAFDAKYNIQGVAQQTTQYGDTGSDVGTGISADSLGNVFVAGYSQGPLNGPNNGGFQAQLSNYTPAGTLQWSQYIGPVQTYAYGVSADGQGNAYIAGYTTGSLNQPNAGGYDAYVAKYDSTGNALWTHQFGTSAQDQALGVAADGANSVYVTGSTQGSLGGTNAGGYDAFVRKYDAAGNLQWTQQLGSAGNDIAEAVAAKSGCLYIVGNTSGSLGGTNAGLADAFISKFSSAGVLQWTKQFGTSGNDYADGVAADANGNVFVVGYTQGALGGTNVGGYDAFLSEFNAAGNLQWTQQLGSPGNDFATSVSVDGFGHVFVAGDTTGSLGGTNAGSYDAWLARFSPVPMLGDFNRDGVVDSADINAMMAALTNLSNYTTDYDLSPAQLLAIGDFNGDGVITNADLQGLLKALIDDSWQYQPVPEPASFLLLAMAGALCLWERKRRSGVFARPNPELNFLRDQSG, encoded by the coding sequence ATGCAGATTGTGCGACTCAACGCCGCTTTAGTCTTCCTCTGCTGCCTGTCGGCGGTGAGCGGAATTGCCCAGGCGGCGACGCCGTACTCGATGGATTGGCTTGAGCAATTCGGCACCAGCGCTTGGGACCAGGCGTACGGCGTTTCGGCGGATGGTACAGGCAACGTTTATGTGACAGGCGAAACCGCCGGCTCGCTGGGCGGGACCAACGCTGGTTTTTATGACGCGTTCGATGCGAAATACAACATTCAAGGCGTCGCCCAGCAAACCACCCAGTATGGCGACACCGGCAGTGACGTCGGCACCGGCATTTCTGCGGACAGCTTGGGAAACGTCTTCGTGGCCGGTTACTCGCAAGGCCCGCTCAACGGACCAAATAATGGCGGCTTTCAAGCGCAGTTAAGCAATTACACTCCGGCTGGAACGCTGCAATGGTCGCAATATATAGGTCCGGTGCAAACTTACGCCTATGGCGTTTCCGCCGATGGCCAGGGGAACGCTTATATCGCCGGTTATACCACGGGTTCGTTGAATCAACCGAACGCCGGCGGATACGACGCCTACGTCGCTAAGTATGATTCGACAGGCAACGCGCTGTGGACACATCAGTTTGGAACGAGTGCACAAGATCAAGCCCTTGGAGTCGCCGCCGACGGTGCGAACAGCGTGTACGTAACGGGATCGACGCAAGGCTCGCTGGGCGGAACCAATGCCGGCGGGTACGACGCTTTCGTCAGAAAATACGATGCGGCGGGCAATTTGCAATGGACTCAACAGCTGGGCTCGGCTGGCAATGACATCGCTGAAGCGGTGGCCGCCAAATCGGGTTGCTTGTACATCGTGGGCAATACTTCTGGGTCATTGGGTGGAACCAACGCCGGCTTGGCCGACGCTTTCATCAGCAAATTCAGCTCGGCCGGAGTGCTGCAATGGACCAAGCAATTTGGCACCAGCGGCAACGATTACGCCGACGGTGTGGCCGCCGATGCTAATGGCAATGTTTTTGTGGTGGGCTATACCCAGGGGGCGCTCGGCGGAACCAACGTCGGCGGTTATGACGCTTTTTTGAGCGAATTCAATGCTGCCGGAAATCTGCAGTGGACCCAACAACTGGGCAGCCCTGGAAACGATTTTGCCACGTCCGTTTCGGTCGACGGTTTTGGTCATGTGTTTGTCGCTGGCGACACAACCGGCTCGCTGGGCGGGACAAATGCGGGATCGTATGACGCCTGGCTGGCGCGGTTTTCGCCCGTGCCAATGCTGGGCGATTTCAATCGAGATGGAGTCGTCGACAGCGCCGACATCAACGCGATGATGGCCGCCTTGACCAATTTGTCCAATTACACAACAGACTACGATCTGTCCCCCGCCCAACTTTTGGCCATCGGAGATTTCAACGGCGATGGCGTCATTACCAACGCCGATCTGCAGGGACTGTTAAAAGCCCTAATTGACGACAGTTGGCAGTATCAGCCTGTCCCGGAGCCGGCAAGTTTTCTGCTGCTGGCGATGGCCGGAGCGCTGTGCCTGTGGGAAAGAAAGCGCCGCAGTGGGGTTTTTGCGAGGCCGAATCCCGAATTGAACTTTCTTCGCGACCAATCGGGTTAA